Below is a genomic region from Planktothrix sp. FACHB-1365.
GACCATTCAATCTCATTTACTTGCATCATTACTAAAGTCAAAAGGTTTATTAATCAGAACTTACACAACCATAATTAGGGTTATGTTTGTTAAATCGCACCAACAGGGAAAATAAAAACTATTTATTATCTTCCCCTTTAAACCACAAGTTAAAATATACTATTTATTAAAAAATAGACCCTAAAAAACCCACACAATCAGGGTTTTGTCTGGGTGGCAACGGGTTTAAACCCGTTGCTATATTAAATTAGATTCGTTTATTAATTAACGAACTAAATTTAACAACTCTTTAGGTGATGCTAACAAGTCAATTGCCACAAAGAAAATTTTATTTTCAGGACTTAGCAAAAATCTCCAAGCCATATTCATGCCCACACCAGCACCAAACCAAGGAGTTTGCACTTTACCAGTTACTTTGATTTGGGTATAACCACCCTCTGCGGGTTCTGTTACGCCTCGCTCTGGAATCAACTTGAGATTATTACACTCTTCTCGGAAAAATCGAAAAACAGCATCTTTCCCCACAATGGGTTTCTGAAAAGGAGGTTGAAGCGCGCCATCGGGGGTGAATAACTCAATCAGCACCTCAAAGTCGTTGGCGTTCATGTTATTCATGTAGTTGAGAACCGTGGGATTATCAACGCCTTCGATAGTAACTTGAGTCCGTTGTGCCATATCTTTAGGAACAACCACAGGTTCAGAAACTCTCTGAAAACTATCAAGCTTACTTGTATCAAATCCCATGTCAACAACGCAATTGCGTAAAACAGTGATTTGTTGACCTGATTCTAGTGCTTGAATTGCTTGCAGTACAGAAGCTGCATTAGCTGATAGCTTATATCCTGATGGAATTGGAGCAACAATTCCTTGAGCCATCCATTCCCCAAGCTGATACCAAAAACCTAGCTTAATGTTGGCAGTCCAACTACCGTAAGCTCGTGAAATGGGTGTATCGGTTCGGTTTGCCAAATCACACATGACCTGTGTTTGTTCTTGGAAAGACATTTGCCGAATTTGATTCATCGTTCCTTGAGCAAACTCCATATTAGCCGCGCCTAAAGCAGCAACGGTAATCGTTTTACCCATTTCAAGGTAAGCAAACCAGATTAATGCCAGTTGATCTTCAGCATTCAGTTGATTGAAGCGGGCGATTGTAGCTGGTACTACGTCAGCAGTTAAAGTATTTGGAAAAATCCCACGGGCTGAATCGACTGTAAATGGCATAAAGTAAATTCCAGACTAAAATTTGGACAAAAACCAATCCTGAGTTTCAAAGCAGGGGATGAACTTTAACAGAGCATGATCTTAAACTTGCTCATGTTTTGACTATAGCACACAAATCTTAAAGAAAGTACAAAAATCTTTACATAAATTTTCACACAACATTACGATCTTTGCGAAAAGTATCGGCAAAATTAGGGTTAGATCCTAGTCGAGTGGGTAGAGGCGTTTTGATATCGCCGTTAAAAGTCAAATTGTTTTAAGAATCCCCGAAAGATACTCTTGGGA
It encodes:
- a CDS encoding orange carotenoid-binding protein; amino-acid sequence: MPFTVDSARGIFPNTLTADVVPATIARFNQLNAEDQLALIWFAYLEMGKTITVAALGAANMEFAQGTMNQIRQMSFQEQTQVMCDLANRTDTPISRAYGSWTANIKLGFWYQLGEWMAQGIVAPIPSGYKLSANAASVLQAIQALESGQQITVLRNCVVDMGFDTSKLDSFQRVSEPVVVPKDMAQRTQVTIEGVDNPTVLNYMNNMNANDFEVLIELFTPDGALQPPFQKPIVGKDAVFRFFREECNNLKLIPERGVTEPAEGGYTQIKVTGKVQTPWFGAGVGMNMAWRFLLSPENKIFFVAIDLLASPKELLNLVR